One region of Eupeodes corollae chromosome 1, idEupCoro1.1, whole genome shotgun sequence genomic DNA includes:
- the LOC129940646 gene encoding larval cuticle protein LCP-17, whose product MTSIKLFVLVACVLGYSNAQFGFDKLASAVAQPFAKQLLDVMTPKILLLEYKNVPTEEGYRFNYKTSDGSYREEVGMLMNPGTDQEELVVMGAYSYTDGDIETTTMYTADKNGYRPRVQLKNRGVSPKLLQSLSG is encoded by the exons atgacATCCATCAAATTG ttCGTCCTTGTGGCTTGTGTCTTAGGATACTCTAATGCCCAGTTTGGTTTTGATAAACTTGCATCGGCAGTGGCGCAACCTTTTGCAAAGCAACTTCTTGATGTCATGACACCGAAAATCTTGcttttggaatacaaaaatgtaccaaCAGAAGAAGGATATCGTTTCAA TTACAAAACATCCGATGGCTCCTACCGCGAGGAAGTTGGTATGCTGATGAACCCAGGAACTGACCAAGAGGAACTCGTTGTTATGGGTGCATACAGTTATACCGATGGAGATATTGAAACAACTACCATGTACACTGCCGATAAGAATGGTTACAGACCCAGAGTTCAACTGAAAAACCGTGGAGTATCACCAAAGCTTCTTCAATCCCTATCTGGTTAA
- the LOC129942717 gene encoding uncharacterized protein LOC129942717: MTSVKLFVLVVYVLGYANVPSCLGLELTPPEEKSYVNRNFEEFISRILLSEYKDLPTKELYRLNIQASDGSYRELVGKLINPGTAKEELIWFVVHEYTKEGLIYTASSIIDKNGLQPKELQILAGISHKLLQNLSG, translated from the exons atgacatctgtcaaattg TTCGTCCTTGTAGTTTATGTCTTGGGATACGCTAATGTCCCATCTTGTCTCGGTCTTGAACTCACACCGCCAGAGGAGAAATCATATGTAAATCGAAATTTTGAGGAATTCATATCTCGCATTTTGCTTTCGGAATACAAAGATCTACCAACAAAAGAATTATATCGTCTTAA TATCCAAGCATCCGATGGCTCCTACCGTGAATTAGTTGGCAAGCTCATTAACCCCGGAACTGCCAAAGAGGAACTAATTTGGTTTGTTGTGCACGAGTACACAAAGGAAGGATTAATTTACACTGCTTCCTCAATTATCGATAAAAATGGTTTGCAACCAAAGGAGTTACAGATACTCGCTGGAATATCACATAAACTTCTTCAAAACCTATCTGGTTAA